A segment of the Luteibaculum oceani genome:
ACAATTAGTTCCAAAGGACGATAAGTCTGATTATAAATTGAGTTTAAACAGTCAAGAACATACTTTTCTTTATTATATACCGTAACTATTACACTACAAATCGAATTAGAACAATTCTGTTTAAAGGATTCTACTTTATCCATTCAACAAACAATTATAAAGTGCATTAAAGTATCTTTCAGACTTGTAGTGTATATTGAATAACTTCATTGCATTTTCAGAATAAAATTCATAATTAGATTTGATTTTATCAAGAACTGCAGGAAGGTCGGTACCATCGGAATACTCACCTGCAGCATTTTTCTTAATCAAATCATACGAATCATTATCATTATTATAGATTAAAGGAATACCCAATCTTAGATAACGAGCAATTTTTTCTGAAGAAGATCCAGTTAATGAGTCATTAATAGAATCACTATCATACCAAACTAATCCGACCCTTCCTTTATTAACGACACTATCAAGATCCATGGTGATTTCGTTACTAACGGTTATGTTTTCAGCATAAGGAAGCCAAGATTTTTTATACCCTGGCTGACATGGACCATGTAAGAGAATTGATATTTGACTATCCATCCGAGATACAATATCTTTTAGAAAATCCAACCCTCTTTCCCTTCTAACCACACCGAAATATATTAGATCATAAATTTTTGAATTATTAAAAGAGCTTTGTTTCAAATCATAACCATGACCTACCACAGATACGGGGAAATCAACATGACTTCCATGAAATTTCATGATTTTAGTAAAAACTCTCCTTCTCGCCTCATCCTGTATAAGTAAATAATTAATCTTACAAAGCGCTTTTTTTTCAGACCTAAAAAATGAGTTTAGATATGGTTGGTGTTTAAATATATCTGATTTTGGATTCAAATAAAGTTCTAGTGACCAATAAAATAATTTAGCCTTTCGATGAAAAATGTTTGGAAGTGCCTCAAACAATCCAATACCACCTTTGTCAATTAATAGAATTCCATCATATTTATCTGATTTATATAGTGTCCAACTAATTTCACACAAAATATCGAACCTAAACCATGGATAATATTGGGGGCAGACCTTGTTGAAAACTTTCTTAATAATACCCGTGGAGGCAGAAGAGTATTGCTTTAAGTTAATTTCTTGGTCAATTTTATGGTAAGTGAAATTTACATTGTAGGTAATGATGTCAACAGTAACATCTTTTTTACGTAAAAATCTTATTAAATCAGTGGCTTGAAAATACCAACCTCCATAACTACTAAGAACCA
Coding sequences within it:
- a CDS encoding glycosyltransferase family protein, which translates into the protein MRFLVLSSYGGWYFQATDLIRFLRKKDVTVDIITYNVNFTYHKIDQEINLKQYSSASTGIIKKVFNKVCPQYYPWFRFDILCEISWTLYKSDKYDGILLIDKGGIGLFEALPNIFHRKAKLFYWSLELYLNPKSDIFKHQPYLNSFFRSEKKALCKINYLLIQDEARRRVFTKIMKFHGSHVDFPVSVVGHGYDLKQSSFNNSKIYDLIYFGVVRRERGLDFLKDIVSRMDSQISILLHGPCQPGYKKSWLPYAENITVSNEITMDLDSVVNKGRVGLVWYDSDSINDSLTGSSSEKIARYLRLGIPLIYNNDNDSYDLIKKNAAGEYSDGTDLPAVLDKIKSNYEFYSENAMKLFNIHYKSERYFNALYNCLLNG